The sequence AGGCAACGGCATTGGCGAAGCCTCGGTCAGTGGCCGCGCCCGAGTCGCCCACAACAGCCTAGAGGTCAACGATTTTAACGACGGCGAAATTTTGGTGGTGCCCCGTACCAGCGCCGATTTTGTGGAGGTGATTCGCCGAGCTGGGGGCATTGTCACCGAAGACGATAGCCCGACTAGTCATGCGGCAGTCATCGGCCTACGGCTGGGGGTACCGGTAATTGTGGGGGTTAAAAACGCAACTGAGATCATCCGTGACGGTAGTATTCTCACCCTCGACACTCGGCGAGGGCTAATTTACTCTGGCGCCCTCGGCCCAGTAAAAAATGAACCTGCCATGAGCCTCTAGGGCTCAGGTCAGGGCATCAAAGTCAGGGGTTCACAACAAAGGGGCCCAGGGATACCTCCCCGAGCCCCTTTGCTATGTGAATTAAGGCAGGGAGGCGCTAAAAAGCGCCCACCTTTACCTATTTGTAAAGCTCAGTAGATAGACGGATGGCCATAATACCTGGCAACAGAGCTACGGCCAAAGCTATAAAAATCTGAGTGTCAGAAAGGGGCATAAAAAAAATACTCCTCAAGGCTGGGTAAATAACGCTCAATAACAAACACCTTATAGATAAGGCGTTTTATCTAAACCGATTGTTAACTAAGATGGGGGTTTTCGAGAGGCTGACCAGCCTAACTGTTACAGAGCTTAACGGGGATTGAGGCGGGTAAGGCCAGGGTTCTAGTTTGAAGTTGATTGGCTTAGGCTGGTAGGCTAAAGTGCTCCAGCGGCTGCCCCTTTACTTTGGTATGCCTCAGCGATGCTTGATATAGATAGGACTCAACCAGTGCGCGGCGACTTTGAACGGCAGATTCTGCGGGTACAGCGTGACCTGCTGCGGATGGGGGCGCTGGTGGAGAACTCCTGCGTGTTAGCCCGAGATGCCCTGTGCGATCGCAATCTAGATGCGGCTCAAAAGCTTAAGACCCACGACAAGCAAATCGATCAGTTCTACCGTCAGATCGAGCTGGACTGCATGCATCTGTTTACCCTTCAGTCACCGGACCCTGAAGATCTGCGGCGGATTGGGGCGTTTATGCAAATGGTGCGCGACCTAGAGCGCATTGGTGACTACGCCGAAGACATTGGCGAGGTAGCGATCAAACTCTTTCCTTATCCGGTGCAGCCGCTCATGGGGCGGGTACAGACCATGCTCGATCGCTGTCGGTCGATGGTGGCCATGTGCCTGCTAGCGGTCTCTAACCTCGATGCCGAATCGGGGCTAGAGATTAAACAAAAAGACGACGCCATCGACACCGACTACGACGATCTCTATGCCCTGCTAGCCAATCAGACCAATCTCGTCGGCTCAGTTGAACCGACGGTGCTGCTAGTGCTAGCCATTCGCTACCTAGAACGCATCGCCGACCACGCCACTAACATTGGCAAGCGAGTGGCTTACATTGTGACGGGTGAGAGGGCGTAGGCGGGTGTACGGGTAGGCGGGTGGATGGGTGGATGGGTGAATGGGTGGATGGGTAGGCGGGTGTACGGTGCAAGGTGCAAGGTGCAAGGCTGAGCCGTAAGCCGCAAACCCAGAACCTGAAACTTGAAACCCGAAACCTGAAACCCGGCACCTGCAACCCAAAACCTGACACCTGAAACCTGACACCCATCCCCCTTCACCCATCCCCCTTTACAAAACGTTGCCTACCATTGACAAAAAGGTTTGACAGCGTCCCGTTTCCTGAGAAACTGTAGGAGATAGCGTACCCCTGTCGTTGGAAGGGCCTCGGTTATGGGCCTGCCTGGGGTCAGGCTTGTCACCCAGGGCTAAGTTCATCTGCGGCTGTAGCAGGTACACTTGGGCGTCGGCTGTGCTGGTTGTTTGCGCGGCCATCGCTGATAGGCAAAACTAGGAGCCTGGAACCTCCCTTGGGAGAACGGTTCAGGGCTAGTTTTAGCTCCAGCGTCAACCTCAGAAGCGGTTGGATGCTGCCTCGTTGCCACCGGCAGAGCACCTTACCGGTCCACTCCTGGCTCTTGCAGGCAGACAGCCTGGCCCAGGGCACCCCAGTCATGAATAGTTTTAGGAACCATTCGCTACATGGAACTCTCGATCGCAGCCCTACTGGCCAGCTTCGCCAAAGAAAAAACGCACACGCTCAAATCGCTCGAGAAAAAGCTGCACTGCAACGATAATGCCAGCCAGCGCGACTTGCAAATTGCCGTAGATGCCCTAGAGCGGCTAGGGGTGCTGGTCAAAGAACGGGGCAAGTACCACCGCAACCTGGCCGAGGATGTGGTAGAGGGTAAGCTGCGCTGCTCAAGCAAGGGATTTTGCTTTGCCATTCAAGACGAAGAAGGGGCCGACGACATCTACGTGCGCGAAAGCCAGCTCAATACGGCCTGGAACGGCGATCGCGTGCTGGTCAAGGTCACCAAAGAAGGCAGCCGCCGTCGCAGTCCTGAAGGGGAAGTGCAGCTAATTCTAGAGCGAGCCAATGCCTCGGTCTTGGCTCGGGTCAAGCAAGAGGCCGAGGAATACCGCGCGGTGCCCCTCGACGATCGCCTGCTGTTTGAGCTGGCTTTGATTGAAAATGGTAGCTCCCTAGCCGAAGCTGTCGATCAGCTAGCCCATGTAGAAATTGTCCGTTACCCCCTGGGGCAGCACCCACCCCAAGGCCGAGTAGCCCAGGTGCTAGGCAGCGACGCTGAAGCAGCCGCCGACATTGACATTGTCTACTGCAAGCACGATCTGCCCCGCAAATTTTCTGAGGCGGTGCTGACCGCCGCCCAAGACCTACCCACCCGCGTTCGCAAGGCCGATCTCAAAGACCGCATCGACCTGCGCGACGCCCTCACTGTGGCCATTGATGGCCCCAACGCCCAGGTGATTGACGACGCTCTCACCCTAGAGCGTACCGCCCAGGGCCAGTGGCGGTTGGGCATTCACATTGCCGATATTTCTCACTATGTGGCCGCCCACTCCGCCATCGATCAAGAGGCCGCCAAGCGGGGCACCTCGGTCTACTTGGGCGATGAGGTGATCCCCATGCTGCCGCCGCCGCTCTCTGGCCCCTTGGGGTCACTGCTGGCGGGCAAAGACCGGCTGGCCCTGTCGGTGCTGGTGACCCTTGATG is a genomic window of Nodosilinea sp. E11 containing:
- the psaM gene encoding photosystem I reaction center subunit XII; protein product: MPLSDTQIFIALAVALLPGIMAIRLSTELYK
- the phoU gene encoding phosphate signaling complex protein PhoU, producing MLDIDRTQPVRGDFERQILRVQRDLLRMGALVENSCVLARDALCDRNLDAAQKLKTHDKQIDQFYRQIELDCMHLFTLQSPDPEDLRRIGAFMQMVRDLERIGDYAEDIGEVAIKLFPYPVQPLMGRVQTMLDRCRSMVAMCLLAVSNLDAESGLEIKQKDDAIDTDYDDLYALLANQTNLVGSVEPTVLLVLAIRYLERIADHATNIGKRVAYIVTGERA